From the Vibrio tubiashii ATCC 19109 genome, the window GGTAGCAAGCCTAATTGAGAACACCATGCTTGCTTGTGAGCAGTTTCATACTAAGAAGTAGTACTAAGACGCCATAAATAATCAAAGGGCAGATATCGAGTGATATCTGCCCTTTTTGTTTTGGGTAACTGGATAACTAAAGTTGTTCCGCTGTGGTTAATAAGTCCCGTCTAGTTTTCCATAGGGCGAAGCCCGTTCCCGAAGGACGAAGTCCGCCCTCGCCTCTTAAAGGCTAAGAATCACACCAGCAATTGATGCGCTCATTAGGTTTGCCATGACACCTGCCGCAATGGCGCGGAAGCCGTATTTGGAAATGAATGGACGCTTTTCAGGCACTAGGCTTCCTAAGCCACCGATGAGCATAGCCATAGTTGAGATGTTAGCAAAGCCGCACAGTGCAAAGGTTACGATAGCTTGTGAGTGCTCACTTAGTTGTGCTTTGACATCCATTAATTGGATAAAGGCGACAAACTCGTTCACAACAATTTTATTACCGATTAACGAACCTGCAGTGATTGCTTCATTCCAAGGAATGCCGAGTAGCCACGCCACTGGCGCGAACAGGTAGCCAAGGATTAGCTCAAAACTCAGCTCTACTCCAACTAGACTGCCAACCCACCCTAGCATGCCGTTAAGCATCGCTATCACACTGATAAAGGCAAGTAAGGTTGCGCCAACAGCGACGGCAATGCGTAAACCAGACATTGCGCCGTCAGCCATGGCTTCAACGACGTTGGTCGCTTTCGGCATCTCGGCATTATCAAGCTCAGTGCTTGGGCTGATGGTTTCCGTTTCAGGTACTAAGATCTTTGCCATCAGTAAACCTGCCGGAGCCGACATAAACGCCGCGGCAATCAGGTAGTTGAGATCCACACCTAGCGACGCGTAACCAACTAAGGTGCCACCAGCGACGGAAGCAAGACCACCACACATAACAGCGAAAAACTGCGAGTCCGTCATCTGTTTTAAGTACGGTTTTACCACTAGCGGTGCTTCAATCATGCCGACAAAAATGTTTGCTGTTGCAGACAAAGACTCAGCACGACCAATACCCAATAGCTTTTGCAGCCCACCACCAATGAGGTTGATCACTTTTGGCATAAGCCCAATGTGGTACAAGCCAGAAATCAGCGCCGAGAAAAAGATGATGATGCCAAGAACGTTGATTGCAAACGTAAAGCCACCTGTTGCCAAGCCGCCAAACAAGAAAGCGATACCTTCTTGACCATAGTTAATAAGGTTGGAGACGGCGCCTGTCACGCTGTTCAGCGCTTCTTTGCCTGCTGGTACGTACAACACCAATAGCGCAAAGGTAATTTGCAATGCAAACGCGAGCGATACTGTTCTAAAATTAATTTTCTTTCTATTTGTAGAGAGCAGCCAAGCGGTAAATAGAATGGCTACAACACCAAGAATTGAGTTCATAACATGAATCCGACAGAAGGGGGAACAAGAATGGCGTCGGAGTCTAGCCATCTAAAAATGAGATGCAAGTCACAGTTGTTAACTGGATGTATTCTGCATAGCTTAAAAAACCACCACACAGATAACTCATTGATAGTTAAGCATATAAACGTTTGCTTATTACTATATTTTCCAAATGGAAATTATGTTTATGGAGTACGAAAAAGTATTCTTGCCAAGATGCCGCAGTCAGGGCCTTTGAATATAGGGCGCTAGTTTCTTATCCCAATGGCACGGGTTGCCAATTTTCTGCTTTATAAAATCGATCACGGCTACCGTCTTCTTAGGTAAGAAACGACGACTTGGATAGACTGCGTAAAATGGCATGCTCTGCGAAGCGTTCCAATCGGGAAACAGCTGGATAAGTTGCCCGGTTTTAAACTCATCACCAATAAGATAAGTCGCTAGATAAGCGATGCCCCACCCTGCAACCGCGGCATCACGTACCGCTTCTGCTAAGTCGACCGAATAATTCCCAGAGACTTTAATACTCAACTGTTCTTGAGGGCTGCTAAATGACCATCGTGTATAATCCCTTTCCCAGCTTCGATAAATCAGGCAATTATGCTCCGTCAGTTCACTTGGGTGACTTGGGGTTTGATGCTTAACTAAATAATCAGGAGAGGCTGCCACAACAAACTGCGAGTCCGCTAAGCGCTGAGCCACATAGCCTTCTGGAAGATGTTCATTGTTGGTAATCCACAGATCCAACCCCTCTTCTAGCATATCTACTTTGTAGTCGAACAAATGCACTTCAACCTGAAGATTAGGATATTGCTGGCGCAGTTCATCAATTGCAGGAATGATGTGCAAAGTACCAAAAGATTGCGACAAACCAATTTTCACTAGCCCTGCTACCTCATCACGCTGGCTTTCAACCTCTAGCTGAGCCTCCCCAACTATCGAAACCAACTGAGCACAATGTTTATAAAATTTTTGCCCAGCCTCGGTAGGCGTAAAGCTTCGCGTGGTACGTTGTACAAGCTTTACACCCAGCGATGATTCAAGCTGAGCTAATTGCTTACTCACATGAGATACCGAGACACCTAAGCTTTTAGCAGCCAAGGTAAAATTCTTATGTTTGAGCAAAGCGGCAAACACTACCATTTGCGCAGCACGTTCTGAAAGCACAGGATCTCCAAAAGAAAAAGGAGCTCAAGAGAGCTCCTTTTGATTAAATTGTTTGTCTACAACGTAATTCTATCAGCGAGATGACTGACAGCTAAAGCGAAGTAGTAAGAGCGATTCCACTTCATCAGTACATTGTAGTTGTTGTAAACCAGATAGACTCGCCCGTTGGCATTGTCTGGCGCGGTCAACCATGCATCCACATCCACTTGTGGCAGTGAACTGCCATCGTATCTAGTGATGCCAAGTTGATTCCATTCCGCTAGGGTTTTCTCTTTACCTTCAACACGGCCTTCTAGGTCCATGTCAAAACCTTGCGGTAGCTTAACCTGACGTCCCCAAGTGAACTTGTCATTCCAACCAGATTGACTCAGATAATTAGCGGCTGAAGCAAATACATCCGCTTCTGTATTCCAAATGTCTTTCTTACCATCACCGCTTCCGTCAGCAGCATAAGAAAGGAACGAGCTTGGCATAAACTGACATTGCCCCATCGCCCCGGCCCAAGAGCCTTTAAAGTCGCCGACTGAGATATGTCCTTCTTGCAAGATTTGCAGCGCGGCCATGGTTTCTTTGCGGAAAAAGGCTTCTCGGCGACCGTCGTAAGCGAGCGTCGATAGTGCATCGATCACTGGGTAGTTACCAGTGAACTTACCAAAGTTACTCTCAACTCCCCAAAGCGCTACAATAAAACGTGGCTGTACACCGTATTCTTCACCAATTCGGCTTAACTCAGCATAGTGCTCTTTGTATAGCGCTTTCGCTTGTTTTACCTTCCAATCAGGGACTGCACGAGGAATGTACTCATCCAGTGTTAACTTCTTTTCCGGTTGGTTCTTATCCGCTTTTACAGCACGAGGCTTATGAGTCACATTGTCAAAAGCCTGATTGATAATTTGCTCCGAAATACCATTGGTTCGAGCTTCTTGTTTTAAGCCTTCAACATATTGCTCAAAACTGACCTCATTCGCATAAATAGAGGTAGAGAGTGTTAATCCTAGAACGACTGACAGTAGTTTTTTCACATTGCCCTCCTTGAGCAATAGAAACCAACAATCTAATTATTATTTACTCTTCAGATTGCTGACGAGCTTGTTTTTGCTCTTTATATTCATCGAGTAGGTTTTTTGGTGGCGGTGGCAACTGCAAGAAAAAGCCATCATCTATTAAAGACTGTTTTACTTTCTCGACATCAACTTGTGCCAGTGTGCGCCCTTCCATTTTGACCACCATAACCATAATAGGTTTGCCAAACATCTGCATTAAAGTGTCAGGAACTTGTGAAAAATCATCCTTTTTCGGGATATATAAGTAAGCGCCTTCTTTTTTAGAACTTTTGTAAATTGCACAAAGCATTGGAAGCCTTTTGTCCGTTTAATCGTTGGAACGTCAATGTTTCGCTATTTTTTCAAGCAAAACACTCAATTGAGCGCAAGATAACTTGCTGTGCTTATTCTGGGAATATAACATGACACCCCTAGTCTCAGGCAACGCCCTTAAGAGGTTGTAAGTAAAAGATGTCACAGACCCCAGACCTAAAAGGCAGCAGCTTTACTTTGTCAGTTTTGCACCTTTCTGACAACAATATTGATAAAACTATTCATTTCCTACAAGAAAAGGTAGAACAAGCGCCGGCATTTTTTGCTCATGCACCTGTTGTCATCAATATTTCAAAAGTCGATGGTGACATTGACTTTATGAGACTGAAAGAAGGTATTTCCCAAGCTGGTATGATTCCGGTAGGCGTCACAGGATGCAAAGACAAGCGAACACAAAACTTAGCTTCTGAAGCAAAGTTTGCCGTGATGTCGGCAAGTAAATCGCCAGCTCAAGCTCCTGCGAAAATGGCACCAACCAAAATCATTCGTACTCCGGTGCGTTCTGGGCAGCAGATATATGCCAAGGACAGCGATCTTGTGGTACTCAATCATGTTAGCGAGGGAGCTGAGGTCATTGCAGATGGATCTATTCATATCCACGGTACTCTACGCGGCCGCGCGATAGCAGGGGCGAGTGGAAACACTGGCGCAGTCATAATCTGCAATAAGCTCAATGCCGAACTTATGTCGATCGCAGGACACTACTGGCTCACTGAGCAGTTCGCCGACGAGTTCTGGCAGCAAAAAGTTATGTTCAGCTTGCAAAACGACTCACTTAAGTTCGAGTTGTTAACGATTTAATCTTATAAGGAACACATAATGGCACGCGTTATTGTTGTCACTTCAGGTAAAGGTGGTGTGGGTAAAACCACTTCAAGCGCCGCAATCGCTTCAGGCCTTGCTGTAAAAGGAAAGAAAACGGCAGTTATCGATTTCGATATTGGTTTGCGTAACCTAGATCTTATCATGGGCTGTGAACGCCGCGTGGTTTACGACTTCGTCAACGTAATCAACGGCGAAGCGACATTGAACCAAGCGATGATCAAAGACAAGCGCACAGAGAACCTATTCATTCTCCCTGCCTCTCAAACTCGCGATAAAGATGCACTGACGAAAGAAGGCGTTCGTCGCATCTTAGATGAATTAGACGAAATGGGCTTTGACTTTATTATCTGCGATTCTCCAGCAGGCATCGAGCAAGGTGCATTAATGGCGCTATACTTTGCAGATGAAGCGATAGTTACCACTAACCCTGAAGTTTCTTCTGTACGCGACTCTGACCGCATTCTGGGCATCTTAGACTCTAAGTCTCGCCGAGCAGAAGAAGGTTTAGAACCAGTGAAGCAGCACCTACTGCTAACGCGCTACAACCCAGCGCGAGTGAACCAAGGTGAGATGCTAAGCGTCGAAGACGTTGAAGAGATTCTACATATCTCTCTACTGGGTGTTATCCCTGAGAGCCAAGCGGTACTGAATGCTTCGAACAAAGGCGTGCCAGTCATTTTTGACGAGCAGTCTGACGCAGGTATGGCATACAACGACACCGTTGAGCGCCTGCTAGGTCAGCAAGTGGATTTCCGCTTCCTGACTGAACAGAAGAAAGGAATCTTTAAACGACTATTCGGAGGCTAAATGTCATTACTTGAGTTTTTCCGTCCCCAGAAAAAAAGCTCTGCAAATTTAGCCAAAGAGCGTCTACAGATTATTGTTGCCGAGCGCCGTAGCCAAGGTGACCCTGCACCGTCTTACTTACCACAGCTAAAAGAAGATATTCTTAAGGTGATCAGTAAGTACGTCGCTGTCGACCCTTCTATGGTTGATTTGTCATTCGAGCACAAAGATGACGACATCTCGGTACTAGAGCTCAACGTTAAGTTACCAGAAGACGAGAGCTAGAGAGCTAGAGAGCTAGAGAGCTAGAGAGCTAGAGAGCTAGAGAGCTAGAGAGCTAGAGAGCTAGAGAGCTAGAGAGCTAGAGAGCTAGAGAGCTAGAGAGCTAGAGAGCTAGAGAGCTAGAGAGCTAGAGAGCTAGAGAGCTAGAGAGCTAGAGAGCTAGAGAAGTTTCGAGGGTTGATGTGAGAGCATCAACCCTTTTTATTTGTGAACGCTTCGCTTATGGATGCGGGGTGCGGGAACGGACTTCGTCCTACGGAGAACTGGAGAACTGGAAAACTGGAAAAAATTTGCGGGGTTAGAAGCAACTAGCAACTCTTGTTCATTAAATTATTTTGTCATCCTCAAGAGCGAGGCACGAGCGAATTGGGGATCTCTTGAACCCAAAGAGATTACCTACTCACACCTTCGTCGTTCTATGGAATGACAGAGAACTGGAGAAAGTTTGCTAGGTTAGAACCAACTGACAACTCTTGTTCACTAAATTATTTTGTCATCCTCAAGAGTGAGGCACGAGCGAGTTGGGGATCTCTTGAAGCAAGTCGAATACCCAAAGAGATTCCCTACTCACTTCTTCGTCGTTCTATCAAATGACAGAGAGCTGGATAACTATTTATAGATTCAACACTCGTTTTCTAGCAGGGCGAAGCCCGATCCCGCTTTCCAAAAGCGCAGCGTTCCAGATTCCCGAGGACGAAGTCCGTTCCCTTTCTTACACCTTGAATTGATTAACAAGATGTTTCAGAGATTCAGCCTTCTGCTCTAGAGTTTGAGCAGAGCTCGCGGCCAAGTTAGCTTGTTCATTGGCAGCAACAGACACTTCAGACACGCTTTCAACGTTCTTTGAGACTTCCCCGCTGGCTACTGATTGCTGTTCGGCAGCCGCCGCAATACTATCGATCATATTAGCCACGGTTTGCGCCCCATCGACAATCTCATCAAGGCTGACCCCAGCTCTTTTGACTAACTCTAGTCCTTCAGTGACTTGTGTCGCCCCTACCTCCATGCGTTCAACCGCAAGTGAGGTTTCGTTTTGAATCGCTTCAATCGATTGTCCGATCTCTTTCGTTGCTGATGTGGTTCTATCTGCCAATGCACGAACTTCATCTGCAACTACAGCAAAACCTCGCCCAGCTTCACCAGCTCGTGCAGCTTCTATTGCCGCATTAAGTGCCAACAAATTCGTTTGCTCAGCAATTTCATTAATCACGCTGATAATTTCGCCAATTTCAGAACCGCGTTTTCCTAGTTCTGCAACGCTATTCGAAGACGCTGTAACCGCCTCATTGATGGCGTTCATTCCCTCAATGGTATTTTGAACAACTTCACCACCTGAGTTAGCGGTAACACCTGCAGCTTGTGCATTTGCCGTGGCTTCTGAAGATTTCGTCGCCACCTCTTGAATGCTGTGGCTCATCTGTTCAATAGATGATGAAATATGAGCAATCTTCTCAGATTGAACCCCTAACTCATGTGACATGTTCGTATTGGCCTGCGTGATCGACATTGTGCCGTCAACTACCTCGTCCGTAGTGCGCAATACTTCGAGAATCGCCCCATTGGTTTTTTTCACAGCCTGATTGTAGCTAGCGGCCATCGCGCCTAATTCATCTTTAGAATCGATATCGATAGTATTGGTTAAATCCCCCTCGGCTAAACGCTCAAGACCGGTTGCTACTTGTCTAACCGGGACAGTTATCGCTTTAAGCACCACCCAAGCAATTAC encodes:
- a CDS encoding NupC/NupG family nucleoside CNT transporter — its product is MNSILGVVAILFTAWLLSTNRKKINFRTVSLAFALQITFALLVLYVPAGKEALNSVTGAVSNLINYGQEGIAFLFGGLATGGFTFAINVLGIIIFFSALISGLYHIGLMPKVINLIGGGLQKLLGIGRAESLSATANIFVGMIEAPLVVKPYLKQMTDSQFFAVMCGGLASVAGGTLVGYASLGVDLNYLIAAAFMSAPAGLLMAKILVPETETISPSTELDNAEMPKATNVVEAMADGAMSGLRIAVAVGATLLAFISVIAMLNGMLGWVGSLVGVELSFELILGYLFAPVAWLLGIPWNEAITAGSLIGNKIVVNEFVAFIQLMDVKAQLSEHSQAIVTFALCGFANISTMAMLIGGLGSLVPEKRPFISKYGFRAIAAGVMANLMSASIAGVILSL
- a CDS encoding LysR family transcriptional regulator → MLSERAAQMVVFAALLKHKNFTLAAKSLGVSVSHVSKQLAQLESSLGVKLVQRTTRSFTPTEAGQKFYKHCAQLVSIVGEAQLEVESQRDEVAGLVKIGLSQSFGTLHIIPAIDELRQQYPNLQVEVHLFDYKVDMLEEGLDLWITNNEHLPEGYVAQRLADSQFVVAASPDYLVKHQTPSHPSELTEHNCLIYRSWERDYTRWSFSSPQEQLSIKVSGNYSVDLAEAVRDAAVAGWGIAYLATYLIGDEFKTGQLIQLFPDWNASQSMPFYAVYPSRRFLPKKTVAVIDFIKQKIGNPCHWDKKLAPYIQRP
- a CDS encoding lytic murein transglycosylase: MKKLLSVVLGLTLSTSIYANEVSFEQYVEGLKQEARTNGISEQIINQAFDNVTHKPRAVKADKNQPEKKLTLDEYIPRAVPDWKVKQAKALYKEHYAELSRIGEEYGVQPRFIVALWGVESNFGKFTGNYPVIDALSTLAYDGRREAFFRKETMAALQILQEGHISVGDFKGSWAGAMGQCQFMPSSFLSYAADGSGDGKKDIWNTEADVFASAANYLSQSGWNDKFTWGRQVKLPQGFDMDLEGRVEGKEKTLAEWNQLGITRYDGSSLPQVDVDAWLTAPDNANGRVYLVYNNYNVLMKWNRSYYFALAVSHLADRITL
- a CDS encoding YcgL domain-containing protein, with protein sequence MLCAIYKSSKKEGAYLYIPKKDDFSQVPDTLMQMFGKPIMVMVVKMEGRTLAQVDVEKVKQSLIDDGFFLQLPPPPKNLLDEYKEQKQARQQSEE
- the minC gene encoding septum site-determining protein MinC, producing MSQTPDLKGSSFTLSVLHLSDNNIDKTIHFLQEKVEQAPAFFAHAPVVINISKVDGDIDFMRLKEGISQAGMIPVGVTGCKDKRTQNLASEAKFAVMSASKSPAQAPAKMAPTKIIRTPVRSGQQIYAKDSDLVVLNHVSEGAEVIADGSIHIHGTLRGRAIAGASGNTGAVIICNKLNAELMSIAGHYWLTEQFADEFWQQKVMFSLQNDSLKFELLTI
- the minD gene encoding septum site-determining protein MinD — encoded protein: MARVIVVTSGKGGVGKTTSSAAIASGLAVKGKKTAVIDFDIGLRNLDLIMGCERRVVYDFVNVINGEATLNQAMIKDKRTENLFILPASQTRDKDALTKEGVRRILDELDEMGFDFIICDSPAGIEQGALMALYFADEAIVTTNPEVSSVRDSDRILGILDSKSRRAEEGLEPVKQHLLLTRYNPARVNQGEMLSVEDVEEILHISLLGVIPESQAVLNASNKGVPVIFDEQSDAGMAYNDTVERLLGQQVDFRFLTEQKKGIFKRLFGG
- the minE gene encoding cell division topological specificity factor MinE, with translation MSLLEFFRPQKKSSANLAKERLQIIVAERRSQGDPAPSYLPQLKEDILKVISKYVAVDPSMVDLSFEHKDDDISVLELNVKLPEDES